A segment of the Prochlorococcus marinus str. MIT 9215 genome:
AAATGCCTTCTCTATAGCTTTCCCTGCCATCCCTCTACCTGCAATATAAATTTTGTCTTTTTTGTTTATTAATTTCACATTAATTAATTTTTTATTATTTTTATTGAGTTTAGATTAAAATTCTTTTTAATTGAATAAATATTATAAGTTTATCAAATCTATTTATTCAAAAAATAAAATTAGAAGTAATTTTATTAATACGATTTCATGCAAAAATATATAAACGAATATCTAAGATGGATTAATAATGAAGTATTTCCTTTTTGGGCTGAAAAAGGATTAGATCAAATTAATAATGGGTTTTTCGAGTTAATAAATGAAAATGGCAGCCCTATAAATTCATTTAGAAGGTCAAGATTAGTAGCAAGGCAAATTTATTCATTTTCTAAAAGTAAAGAGTTAGGTTGGGAAGGGGATTCTAAAGAAATTATTTATATGGGATTAAATTTCTTAGAAAAAAATTTAATATCTCAAAATGGCCAAATTTTTATGAATATAAATATTGAAAAAAGTAATTCAAATAAAGATCATGATCTATACGATTATGCATTTGTATTTTTATGTTTATCAGAATTAGCTAAAAATGAGACTTTTTTTGAAAAGGCAGTGTCATTATCTAATAAATCACTTAATTGGATCACAAATAATTGGAGACATCATCATATTGGCTTTAAAGAAGATCCCAAAGTAAGTGATAATTTAAGAGCTAATCCTCATATGCATCTCTTAGAAGCTTCTCTTTCTTGGGAGAAAGTCGAGAGTAATAATAAAGACAGGTGGGAATCAGTCAGTGATGAAGTAGTTGATCTTTTATTGTCCAAATTATATTCAGATAAAAGATTTGCTGTCAGTGAATATTTTGATTTAGAATGGAATCATACTAAAGATAAATCTCATCAAGTCATAGAGCCTGGTCATCAATATGAATGGGGCTGGTTACTTTTAAATTGGGCAAAAAAAAGAAACAATATAAAGGTTAAAAAAATAGCGATAAAATTAATCCATACTGCAGAAACTTATGGATTTGATAAAGATAGTTTAAAAGTTATAAATGCTTTGAATTTTGATCATAAGGTAATTGACAATGACTCAAAATTATGGCAACAAACTGAAAGGCTAAAAGCATGGAACCTCATATCAAAAGATTTATATTTTAATAAGTTAGAAAGAGAAGAGGCTGAAAAAAAAGTTATTCAAAGTCTTATTACTATTAAAGAATTTCATTCAAGAAGTATAAGGGGTATTTGGAGAGAAAATTACATAGCTAATAAAGGCTTTGCTTTGGGTCCGACAAAGGCCAGCTCTCTATATCACCTTATAGCAGCAGCATCTACATTAAAAAATACAACATTGTTTAAATAAGTTTCTTGATTTCATAATGATTGTCAATTGTTATGTATTCTCTAGCTTTATTTTTATTAAAGTAAATTAATTTCCCAATATTAGCTTTTTCCCCTGCGATCATATCTGTGAGTTTGTCTCCAATAAATATTGATTTTTTCATATCGATATTATATTTATACTTAGCTTTGAGTAACATCCCAGGATATGGCTTCCTATCATATTTATAATTTTTATATTTAATTTCTTGAAATTCTGGATGATATGGACAATAAAAATAATCATCAATTATGGCATTTCTTTTTAGAAATTGTTTTACCATCCATTTCATTAGATTTATGAATTCTTCCTCCGAGAAAATTTTCTTCGCGATGCCTGCCTGATTAGTAACAATTATCACAATATAGCCCTTTTTTTTTGCTTCTCGAACCAAATCAAAAATACCTTCTAAAAATTTTATATCCTCTTTTTTAAATACATGATCGTAATCTGAATTAATAACACCATCTCTATCTAAAAATAATGCCTTTATTTGCATAACTTACTTGATTACTTTCTGAGCTATTTCGTAATCCTCTGGAATACCAATATCTATAAATAAACCATCAGCAATGAAAAACATTATTTTTTCTCTGGTAATATATTTTTTTAGAAATTCCTTTTCTAAGGAAAATGATTTATTTAACTCAATATTATCAAATAAATTAACTGGGAATAAATAATATCCCGAGTTAATGATTCCACTTAAATCAGAACCTTTCTCCTGAAAAGAGGTCACAAATTCTTTATGAACAGTTAAGGCACCGTACCTAGAACAATCTGATACATTGGTAGCTACGATAATAGGCTTTTTACGTAATTGCCAATATCTATCTATCTCCAAAAAATCGATGTCAAAATAAGTATCACCATTAATTATAAAAATATGATCTTCCTTGCATTTAGTAAGAGCTAGTTTGATCGCTCCTCCAGTTCCTAAAGGAGAAGTTTCCTTAACATAAGATATCTTAATGCCAAAATAATTATCCCCAAAATAATCTGAAATCACTTCATTTTTATAACCAACAGAAAGGACTACGTGATTAAAACCATGATTTAAAAGTTTTTGCATAATATAATCCAAAAATGGTCTTCCATTTATGGGCGCCATTGGTTTAGGAATATCTTTAATCTTGCTTTTTAATCTTTTTCCAAAACCCCCTGCAAGAATAATAGCCTCCATATTAGATAAAGAAATTTATGATCATATTTTGTACTTTAACGAATTAATTTTTTTATTTCTCAAGGGTATTCTCCATGCTTGAGAACCTTTTTCAGTAAAATGACAATTGGTAGTATATCCGCCAAATCCATTAAGCGTTTCTATAACTTTTATTCTATTTGGAGCAGGTACATAAAAAAGCATAAAACCGCCACCCCCAGCACCAGACAGTCTCCCTGCTAATGCTCCATTATCTAAAGCTGCAT
Coding sequences within it:
- a CDS encoding AGE family epimerase/isomerase produces the protein MQKYINEYLRWINNEVFPFWAEKGLDQINNGFFELINENGSPINSFRRSRLVARQIYSFSKSKELGWEGDSKEIIYMGLNFLEKNLISQNGQIFMNINIEKSNSNKDHDLYDYAFVFLCLSELAKNETFFEKAVSLSNKSLNWITNNWRHHHIGFKEDPKVSDNLRANPHMHLLEASLSWEKVESNNKDRWESVSDEVVDLLLSKLYSDKRFAVSEYFDLEWNHTKDKSHQVIEPGHQYEWGWLLLNWAKKRNNIKVKKIAIKLIHTAETYGFDKDSLKVINALNFDHKVIDNDSKLWQQTERLKAWNLISKDLYFNKLEREEAEKKVIQSLITIKEFHSRSIRGIWRENYIANKGFALGPTKASSLYHLIAAASTLKNTTLFK
- a CDS encoding D-glycero-alpha-D-manno-heptose-1,7-bisphosphate 7-phosphatase codes for the protein MQIKALFLDRDGVINSDYDHVFKKEDIKFLEGIFDLVREAKKKGYIVIIVTNQAGIAKKIFSEEEFINLMKWMVKQFLKRNAIIDDYFYCPYHPEFQEIKYKNYKYDRKPYPGMLLKAKYKYNIDMKKSIFIGDKLTDMIAGEKANIGKLIYFNKNKAREYITIDNHYEIKKLI
- a CDS encoding nucleotidyltransferase family protein, whose translation is MEAIILAGGFGKRLKSKIKDIPKPMAPINGRPFLDYIMQKLLNHGFNHVVLSVGYKNEVISDYFGDNYFGIKISYVKETSPLGTGGAIKLALTKCKEDHIFIINGDTYFDIDFLEIDRYWQLRKKPIIVATNVSDCSRYGALTVHKEFVTSFQEKGSDLSGIINSGYYLFPVNLFDNIELNKSFSLEKEFLKKYITREKIMFFIADGLFIDIGIPEDYEIAQKVIK